In the Helianthus annuus cultivar XRQ/B chromosome 11, HanXRQr2.0-SUNRISE, whole genome shotgun sequence genome, one interval contains:
- the LOC110888865 gene encoding uncharacterized protein LOC110888865, with amino-acid sequence MELNLTNITYRHHHRQQPLPLNHHRPYNSINFPKSPSFAPLTSIKSSSHNPNYETSNHHTTKFINPNSNPNPLSSLKTTVITGVTVAVVLLSRLTIKPPPAAAIPPPATVETANPQSKTLGEKKPFKTLTQIKTKIVHEWIEELDQLIEQQPEDSVAKWMKHSLQSYIGDHKSAILGFKEIITKDPLCFMSYYGLIRAASATRSVNELKDVENLILKLIALCKQGNEKDVVREFKILLADIRVINGDYDNAVKIYDALVKEELKDFMLYLNRGIVYIQWWRRLMMTKVFAHKVESERASLKS; translated from the coding sequence AATCTTACAAATATCACataccgccaccaccaccgccagcAGCCCCTGCCCCTTAACCACCACCGCCCCTATAACTCCATCAATTTCCCCAAATCACCGTCGTTTGCACCGTTAACCTCCATCAAATCATCATCTCATAACCCTAATTACGAAACCTCTAACCACCACACAACAAAATTCATCAACCCTAACTCTAACCCTAACCCCCTATCCTCCCTCAAAACCACCGTCATCACCGGCGTCACCGTCGCCGTCGTTCTCCTCTCACGTCTCACAATCAAACCACCTCCCGCCGCCGCTATTCCACCTCCCGCCACTGTCGAAACCGCCAATCCTCAATCCAAAACCCTAGGCGAAAAAAAACCCTTCAAAACCCTAACGCAGATCAAAACTAAAATCGTGCACGAATGGATCGAAGAACTTGATCAGTTAATCGAGCAACAACCGGAAGACTCCGTAGCGAAGTGGATGAAACATTCTTTACAATCATACATTGGAGATCACAAATCTGCAATATTAGGGTTTAAGGAGATTATAACAAAGGATCCATTATGTTTCATGAGTTATTATGGATTAATAAGGGCTGCATCCGCAACCAGATCGGTTAACGAGTTAAAAGACGTCGAAAATCTGATACTCAAACTGATCGCATTGTGTAAACAGGGGAATGAGAAGGATGTGGTCAGGGAGTTTAAGATTTTGTTGGCGGATATTCGGGTAATTAACGGGGATTATGATAATGCTGTTAAGATTTATGACGCGTTAGTTAAGGAAGAACTGAAGGATTTTATGCTGTATTTGAATCGAGGGATCGTGTATATACAATGGTGGAGAAGGTTGATGATGACGAAGGTTTTTGCGCATAAGGTGGAGAGCGAAAGGGCGAGCTTGAAGAGTTGA